Genomic window (Tachysurus fulvidraco isolate hzauxx_2018 chromosome 20, HZAU_PFXX_2.0, whole genome shotgun sequence):
aaaaggttattataaagaataatataaagtttaatagaatacaaaattcaagattaatatcaaatatatttaaatgtgtttgtattaatcCCCAATGACTAAGtatgaggtgactcaggcagcagtgcataatatatatttaaataataaataaatcatttgcaaATAAACTAATCTTTGGCaaacacatgcgcgcgcacacacacacacacacacacacacacacacacacacacacacacacacacacacacacacacacacagttagttTATTTccagatgatttatttattattcagatGTGATCACATACTATTTCATGAAGCACATGCTCATGGTGACCTATGgagaatttgtgtgtttttatttatgtgtgtgtcaaatACGTGCCTTTTCATTAAGGATGTTCATAAACTAAATCTGTGTTGTGTTCAAAAGTGGGTTTGAATCCCTGTGTCATATATTGTGTAGCTATATGGTGCAAAACAACATTGAGGTATCACTTTGCACCTAACATTACATATTGCCTATACACCTAGCAGATCTATGGAACAATTTCATACAGTTTACACTACaaaatgctgttgttttttcccccctttaatgtttgcttgtttgtttcttttgagCTGCTGGATTAAGCTTGTTGTTAAGATGAGTTATGGATGGAGCATAACTGAAAATGGAGCAGATTCACTTGCATTAAGATTCATTTTCTGGGATTTTCCATTGCGCCTGTcagttaaaaaacaacacagaaaccAACAATTAACTTCACTTATAATTCAGTTGCACCTTTCAAAATGATATTTCTTTGTATTAACAAAATTATGTTGCTCATACctcttaaacaaaacaaatagttGACATATTGTGCTAACTAGTTGACatcttgtgtttaaaaaaaacaaagtattcattttacagtatttttgttAGAACATTCTTTAAACCAAGCTATTTACAGAGTGTAGTCTGGACCGTTTACATAAATATTTCCTTATTTGAGATGACGGTCAGAAATGACAAGCAGTTCCTACAGAACTGAAGACTATGTAAGGCGCTTGGCTGTGCGCATGCGCCATAGCGCAAAATGGTATTTAAATATAGGGTTATTCCAACTCGGTACAGCGGACAATCCGCGCCTTCTCTTCTCCGacactgtcctgtctgtcttatAAGGATGATTTCTTGTGCATTTCTAATTTGGACGTTTCTTGCTGGAGTTGCAGCTCTGTTGTTTTACCAGAGACGGTTTTACCCTTACTTTTGGGAGGACTTGATGTATGGCTTAAAGGTCCGAAAGGTCGGGAAGGCGATGATGGCGAAGATGGAACGAGGGGTTCTCACCTATCTAGACCGCTTCGTTGACCAGGCAAAACAGACTCCTGGAAAGCCGTTCATCGTTTACGAGAAGGAGGTTTTGACATACATGGATGTGGACTTAAGGAGCAACAAGTTTGCGAATGTTTTCCGGAAAGATGTCGGTGTGAAACACGGTGACATTGTCGCGCTTTGGATGAGCAACGAGCCCGACTTCTTGTGCGCGTGGTTCGGGTTGTGTAAACTGGGCTGTGAGGTGGCCTTCATCAACACCAACATCAAAGCCAAAGCTCTTCTGCACTGTCTACAAAGCTGTGGGGCCAAAGTTCTCATCGTAGGATCTGGTATTACAACACAGAACGTTTTTATATTCAGTCCGTGCTTAGATTTTCAGTGCCAGCTGTCAGTGAAATAAACACCCAAAACGACTCCCTGTTTCAGTTTATAATGCTCTACATTATGTAATGTTATGTATATATTGTCTAGGGAGACATTTAGGAGTGAGCTATAATCTTCCACGTAGCATACAGAGCATAGAGTAGAAAAAGTTTGATTTTCTTTTACCACCCTGAACAGGTCTGTAGTAAGTGCTATTTGGCCTGAGAATCTTGTTGTATCTTGTAAAACACCACATACATGCCAAGCTGTGTGCTGAAATGACACGCTTTTCCCAGACAAGTAACATCTTGTTGGCACTTATACATTCATAAGTCTTAGAACCTGGTTCTCATGGTTCTCTTAGGAATAACGTTCCCACCTAAATCCTGTCCTGTAGAAAAATGTAGCACGTGGTAAGGTTAGCGTAACCACACACATTTTGAAACCCACAATTATACTTTTGCTAAACATGTATTTGGGTTGTGCTTgtatgttttctaaatatactgacattcagtttaaaatgttttaaatagatTTGATCCAAGTTTTGAATGATGTCCTGCCAGCTCTATCGGATAATGACATTAATGTGTGGGTAACTGAAAAGAGCTGCTCATGTCAGAGTGTCAGCACATTGTTGGACAAAGTAGAGCTGGCCTCAGAAGAAAAGCCACAAGATGACTTTCCCCTGCCAAATCTCACATCTAACTTCCTGTTCATCTTCACCTCAGGCACCACAGGTACTGCTCAGTTGCTTTCTTTACGTTCCTGGGTGGAGAAAGTGGTTAGTGGTGGTTTGGGTTCATGGAATTTTGCATACTGAGAATGTTTTTGGACAAGTTGACAAATAGCCGTACAGTCAAACCCACcctaatccaaaaaaaaaaaaaaacgaacaccCCTTAATCTCTGTGCTATTTATATGGTACATTGGCTTATACTTGCTTACTGTTTTAGTGTGTATTCTTTACAAAATTGTGTGTCAGACAGTCAGCTTGCAAAAATATAATAGTTTCAGTCACTTCATCAGCTCAATCATCAGAAAAAcaacttttattttctctggAATTGGAGTGATTCTAATCAAgacaatctttatttttttacatctaATGACTGTTATTTCAAGACATTATAGAAATTACAATTTATTCTAGCTGTATCTGAGTACTGTGTCAAATGTAGTGCTTTCTATCTGTATTCAGATTGAAGTGATTGTGGCCTAAaccatgtaaaatattttgtcatcatttttttaaatccaaaaaTGGAAAACACCTCCCAGAGACAGAATGCAAACATTTTCAGCATGGTGTCTGAATTCTGGTTTTTACAGATTGTTGTGCTGTTGTGTAGGATCCCAGACCCACCTTCAGTCAGCAATTTCTCTTCATTTGCTCTTCATACAGACACCTTCAGTATTACTGTATCTGAATTAGtgaggataaaataaaaaaaaaattaaatagcaTCTTTTTGTTACTATTGGATGTCAACAGTATATTCATTTGTCCTCTTTAACATAGGACTTCCAAAAGCTGCCAGAGTCAGTCACATCAAGGCTGTGATGAGCATGGCCTTCTTCAGCCTATGTGGTGTCAATAGAAATGATACCATCTATCTCACCTTGCCACTCTACCATATGGCTGCCTCTCTGCTGGGTATTGGCGGATGCATTGATCTAGGTATATaattttatgttctgtacaatCTGGACTAGATTGACTATTGTTTAAATGTATGAGGACTCTGCTCAAGCCCAGCAATAGTGCTAcaagtgtgtgtggattttaagTGGATCTCATTTGAGGCCTGCAGGAAATATCTATCCAAGTTGTTCCTAGgaaatgcatgtacagtattagTAACATGCACAATACCTGGAAGTTTTTTATGTCCAGTTTAGGAAAGGCTGAGAAAATGTAATGGGCAGTTAAAAAactttactcatttatttatttagttttatgtaCAGGATTTTATCATGGAATTACAGTGTCTATTTTGTTAAGATTTGTTAAGAACTAACATAAAATTACAAGGATAATTTAGTATTATTActttaacaataaaacaatttctTTTATGCAACTGAAGATCACAATTAGAAGTATTAATATGCATGTTGTTCAGGGTAGATAtttcctttattattacaaaacatCTTACTTATTTGGTGTACAACAGGAGCTACAtgtgttttaaagaagaaatttTCAGCTAGCCAGTTCTGGATTGACTGCATCAAGTACGAAGTTACTGTGTTCCAGTATATTGGAGAACTCTGTCGATATCTGATCAATCAACCCAAGGTTTTTCTTACTCATTTAGTACTTTTGTTATCAATTTCTTTAACGACTCTTACTCGTACTTCCTTGTACTCCACTTACCTGTTTCTCTTCGGTTTAATTGTATACAGACTCCAGAAGAGATGGCACATAAAGTGCGCATTGCTGCAGGGAGTGGGCTTAGAGCAGATGTCTGGAAGGAGTTTTCCAGACGCTTTGGGAAAATACGGATTTGTGAGGCATACGGTTTGACCGAGGCCAGCATTGGCTTTGTTAACTACACCACAGAAATTGGACCCATTGGGCGGGCCAGTTATTTCAACAAGGTTAATTTAGATTTTCAGACTTTGAGGTTCctggaaaatgtttttaaatgaagtctGTGGCTTATGCCTAGTACAAATTATAGCATTGATCTATCTTTTGGACTCATTATAAATAGGAAAATccaaaataataatgtgtatcaTTTGGCTATACATTTGGATTAAATTGATggtgtttaacatttattgtgACTTCAAAagtaacattttgttttaatgttttctgtgtTCCAGCGTAGTCTAccatttgaatttttaaaatatgacCCAGAAACATATGAACCTGTCCGAACTGATAAAGGCCGCTGTGTAAAAGTGAATAAAGGTAAGAAGTCCAATTTTATGTAAGAAATAACACAGAATTACAGACCATGCTGTTGTACTGAAATAATATGCATGGGGTATGGCAGAGTGGCATTACCCCTCACCCCAATATGCATTATTGTCATataatgcactttatgtagtgtGTTATTAAGTTTATACCAAAGCAAAATGATtacaatgtttaatttattactgTATGAACATTCAAAGGTATATTTAGTATAGTGGAACATCCAATGTGCAGGTTAGGCCCTGTTCCTGCTTATGTTGTAGTCACAATAAGGTCATTTCCTCACCAGacttgctcttttttctctctttgtcttgaTGGAAAATAACTCTGTCCTGAGGACTTTCCTGTGCAGATAAACCTTACAAAGTACTGTGACTTTTACAAAGTGCTTCCAACAAAAGCGTGTtcaatgaatataaattattatatatacacattttaaataacatgtttttaaaagatTATGTTTTTGATCGGATTATGTGGAACATTTGCTAAACATATCCCTGTGTATAAGCTGATATTAAAAGTTGATTATTGTCCAATAGCAGTATGTCGCTAagaattttattctgtttataccacagcaatttgccaatggTTACACAGTGCTGAGACTAGAGACTCattacataaatgttaaatataccTTAATTAAAGCTTCACCGTCATGGATTGCTGTATGTGAAGCATCCACCATGAGAAGTTGCTTGCAAAATGATGGCTCTACTTTCGGGTGTTTTTAAACAGTCATTAACTTTCGTAATAAGATGTATTTTGTCATTCGATTCTGTTTTTTCAGGTGAAGTTGGTTTGCTGGTTGCCCCGCTGTCTTTCACCAACCCCTTTCTTGGCTATGCGGGGAACAAAACCATGTCTGAAAAGAAGCTGCTGAGAGATGTGTTTGAAGAGGGGGATGTATATTTCAACACTGGAGATTTGATGCTTCAGGATCACAGagactttgtttactttaaagacAGGATAGGAGACACATTCAGGTATTATACTGCTGTGCATGTAGCTGCAGTGGTCTGTTATGTATCTTTCTGGTTGACCACAATTTCTGAAAGCCATCACATCTAGGCCATGTCTATGACTTCTCATGCTTTTCTTTTCCTAAGCATATCTTTTTTAGTCTTTATGATCTTGATTCAAATCCTTTATAAGACAAGATTGGTTATTATATATATCTGAATGCTGTTTAAGTTGGTTTCTAAAtttaacattataaaaatatactttCCAGATTTGAAATCTTATTTCTAACAATTAAGTACTCAAAGAACCAATtctcaattttttatttgttgcctTGTCTTGTTTAAATCATTTCTTTCCTTGCACAGTTTCTCCAAAAGCTCTATACATACTATGTTATGTGTCATTTGCTCTTTAACATTCAAACAAGTTTCTGAATTTAAGATTAATGTGCAGCCATTCATCAAAATGGGTGTCAGTGTAAATGAGAACACCCTGCTGCATTTGTAAGGCTATTGGCCCTTGTGTATACTAGCCCTGATTGTAGTCTTCATGTGAATGAAATCACCCTGCTGAGAATACTTGGGACAGAGCACCTCCCAACCCTTCCGCTTGAGTGGAAACCATGGCCGAGACTAATAAACACTGGCAGTGTTACTAAAGAGCCAGGCCAAAAACTAGGCAGCGTTCATTCATGAAAATGCCAGAAGTGACGCAAGGCTTCACTTACAAAGCCTGTTCTGGAGATGGCTTATCAATAGAAAGTAGTGTACTTTAAGCTAGAGTAAATTAGTTCAGCCAAAGCTGGCTGGGAgatttctgtctgtgtcatgTTAAAGGAGAAATAGCTACCATGACAGAAGGATGGGCAAACAATAGTCACATTAGCAAGCATGCCATCAGGTCAAATGCTTGGGCCTTTCATTGAGGATGCCAAGAAGCATGAGGGTACAAAGGGGCCATTTGTCTTGCTTAGGTTTGGCAGGTCATGACAAAACACTGTGCTAGTGTATAAAATCCTAGCCAGAATTATTGAATGTAGATTAGTCTGATCCTAGAGAGGAAGGTATTTTTCCCTCAGTGGGAAGCTACAgctaattaattatttacagttatgGTGGATATTATCTTCATAAGTCATAACACTTTATGATAAAGATATGTGGcccaagaaagaaagaaacattatTCATATTTCAAAACTTTTACATGCTTGTGCAGCAAAGGTTTTTGCTTACTTATGTCTCCTATGAATAGCTGCAGCTTACCTGACTTCATGTGCACAcctatgtggacacctgacaatCACATCCAGAAATGGGCCATTCCCAGTTTTTTGCTACAGAGTTGAAAGCATCTGATTTGTACAGAAAGTCTTTGTATAGCATTACGTTTTTCCTTCATTGGAGTTAAACAACATGTTTCAGAATAACAACACCCCTAGGCCCAAAATAAtgtccatgaagacatgatttTCCAAGGTTAGAGTGAAATAACATAAGTGGCTGGCACACAGCTCTTACTTCAACTCcagtgaacacctttgggatgaattggaaTGCCAGACAGCATGCCAGGCCTCCTtgcccaacatcagtgcctgatcaTACTAATGCTTTTTTGACTGAATGGGCAAAACTCCAAGAAGCATTACAAAATGTATtgggaaaacagaaaaatagtAGAAGCTGTTTCTTGCTGTTTCTTCATGCTAATCCCGTGCCTTTGTTATAAGGTGTTGAACAAGCTTATATGGGTGGCATGGTCAGGTGACCACATAgttttggtcatatagtgtttatagtgccATATGCAGCCATTGCCTATAAAAACTTCTTTCCAAGTGGACCAAAATGCCTCCTTATGTCATACAGTTGCTTTGtttgacacatttttttcaGAAGTTTCTTTGTATTCCCTTAGACTTACACAagagtaataaaacacacatgtacGCTGAATTTGAACCCATTAGCAAATATTGCCATCTAGTGTTCCACCTAAGGGTTACAAATGAACCTCAGGAAACCtcagttttgttgtgttttcgctttgttttgttttgttcttatatatgcatatatttcatatttggtTGACAGATGGAAAGGAGAGAACGTGGCCACTACTGAAGTTTCTGAAGTATTAGGCTGTTTGGAGTTTCTGCAGGATGTTAATGTCTACGGTGTCACTGTTCCAGGTTTTTGCAATTTCATCTTTGACTTTATAATTATAAGACTCTGAATTTAAGACACGCTTGCATACAGTTGAACGGTTCTCTTTCATAATCTACAGAGTAATGTGgttcattttaattcagttcagttcagttatatttgtatagcatGTTGAACAGCAGACAATGTCACAAGCAGATTTACAAAAATCCATTAAAGCCGGAGGTGACAGTGGCAATGGAAAATCTCTTTGCCACCCACGTTTGGGTGGCACTGGATAGTGGATTACAAATGAATACAGTATTCATGTGTCAAAAAAGTAAAGGTAAACAGTACTAAGTATGCTGATATGAACATATTGTGAATAGGAGTAGTACTGGAATGATTCAAGGAGGTCCTAGGTACAAAACTCCAGATGAAATTATCCACTTAATCATGGAAGTGTATTGGTCATAAACTGATATTTAGTTTCAGGGTTTTGTTAAGGGACCATGGAGATTTCCTTATTTTAATTGAGTG
Coding sequences:
- the LOC113660271 gene encoding long-chain fatty acid transport protein 6 yields the protein MVFKYRVIPTRYSGQSAPSLLRHCPVCLIRMISCAFLIWTFLAGVAALLFYQRRFYPYFWEDLMYGLKVRKVGKAMMAKMERGVLTYLDRFVDQAKQTPGKPFIVYEKEVLTYMDVDLRSNKFANVFRKDVGVKHGDIVALWMSNEPDFLCAWFGLCKLGCEVAFINTNIKAKALLHCLQSCGAKVLIVGSDLIQVLNDVLPALSDNDINVWVTEKSCSCQSVSTLLDKVELASEEKPQDDFPLPNLTSNFLFIFTSGTTGLPKAARVSHIKAVMSMAFFSLCGVNRNDTIYLTLPLYHMAASLLGIGGCIDLGATCVLKKKFSASQFWIDCIKYEVTVFQYIGELCRYLINQPKTPEEMAHKVRIAAGSGLRADVWKEFSRRFGKIRICEAYGLTEASIGFVNYTTEIGPIGRASYFNKRSLPFEFLKYDPETYEPVRTDKGRCVKVNKGEVGLLVAPLSFTNPFLGYAGNKTMSEKKLLRDVFEEGDVYFNTGDLMLQDHRDFVYFKDRIGDTFRWKGENVATTEVSEVLGCLEFLQDVNVYGVTVPGYEGRAGMAAVVLKEGHNLDRESIFNHLVQNLPTYAWPWFLRVQTFLDVTETFKQQKKKLVEDGFCPQAVQAPLYFLDCSKKAYIQLSQSIYDDIVSGKIRL